The Apostichopus japonicus isolate 1M-3 chromosome 20, ASM3797524v1, whole genome shotgun sequence nucleotide sequence TGATCAACTCCATGTGAAATGAATGTAGACAAAGTTGTTGAGAATCCTGAAGATCAGATAGAGTTAACTGATGCTAGACTCTATAGAGAGATAGTTGGTAGTTTGATCTAGACGTGATGACATGAACCGGGCCAGATCTGTGACATTATACTGTGACAAAGTTGGCATAGCACATGTCAAACTCAACCATGGCAAAGCATGCTTTAAGCTACCTTAAAGGTACAATCAATGAAAGTTTAAGCTAAAGAAGTCTTTGGAACCTCTAAGTTTAATTGGTTTTTGTGATTCGAGTTGGGGCATATTCAGAAGACCATGGTAGCATTACAGGTTATTGTTTCCAACTTTCTGAGAACGGTCCACCGATATCGTGGAAAAGTACTAAAACAGCTTACAGTTGCTTTGTCCACATGCAAAGCTGACTATATGGCGTTAGCAGCTGCTACACAGCAGGCTAAATTTTTAGTACAGCTATGGAGAAGCATGACAAATATCGACTCGGTGAACTCTGTTTTGCTGCATTGTGACAACCGAGGTGCCTTAGCTCTAGCTAAAAATCATGATATAAGGTACCACTTTATTAGGTTGGAAGTCCAGAAAGGTGTCTTACAACCTGTTTATATTCCATCAGAACAAAATGTTGCTGACATATAATTACCAAACCTGTGAGCGGGTCCACACTACAGAAGTTAAGCTGTCAGATCATGGGTAACTAGGTAGCTGAGTTATTGAGGCAGAACTAAATGTTTTCAActcatttacagtttgaaaTGGTTACCATTTTATATTCCATATATCAATTTTTATGGAAGGTTTAATTATTCTCAAAGTTTTTCTTAATATTCTTGATTTTCAAAAGCATATATACTGTTTTcccatgtttattatgtaaccaCCATAAGTTTAAGAGGGGGTGTTGATGTAAACTTATTTGTGTGCACCCTGTTCTCTGTTACCACATTCTATGTTATATATACCGTGTGGCTTACTCTCTTGCCGTAAGTAACGGAATAAATGTTACACATTCCAATTTTCTTGTTGGAATCATCTTTCCACCGTCATGGGGTCTACAACATGGAGAACCTTAAAAATTTCAGTTGACTgtaataaaatgtgtttttagCATCTTTTAAGTTGTCTTTTGACATATAGTAACTTGAAACTATGATTAGAGTACTTGTAAGTAAGATTTTATAATAGAAACTTTAATTGCACGTCACAGAGAGAATGGTATGAATTAGTAATTATTAAACAGTGGATTAAAGATCAGAAAAATCACAATGTGCAATAAGAGGTTAAAATGACATCCTTTGGTTCAGTTTGGGATTGAAGAACAATTGACAATGTCTCTCAGAATtgtgaatgttgttatttcacTTACAACAGCTTGATGTATCtttgtaattatattttaacAGGGAGACCTGTGCAGGAGATTGTCTCAAGCATGCGATTTCATATGAAAAGACCAGGACGGGCCCTAATCTTTGTTTTTACTTGTACGGCTTTTATCCTCGCGTTGATGTACAGGACTTCATTTTACGGAGAGACTGGAGCTCTTCACCCTTTTTTTGATCCAAAGGTTTGTAACTTTTTCTTCAGTTGTTAAAATTGGCCCTAGAGCTCTGTTCtgttaatattgcaacattcaATATGACAGTTTGAAtcacatgttttatttcatgtttgctaTCATCAAGTTGGAAGTGGGATATGCAATGTTTCTTTGTCCACCTCATCAGATTGTCTAAAGTTCGTCTCTTTCCAGCCTTTATGTTACCCCAAGATACCACAGTTATAAATTTGGCAATGAAAGGTTTTCAATACTGTGAATGTTGCAATCTATAAGTGAAGCGTTTACATTATCCTTGCAGCTAGTCCTTGCAAAACATGAAAACTAATGCTCATGATTTTTCCTATATAATTTTCCTACACTCCAAGGATAACTGATACAGCCTACAGTAACATCACATTGGCCAGTGTTCAATagttatgattttcatttctaTCCAGGACAGTCAACGGTATGCGGGTTGCCATTATCTACATGGCCAGGCCCAATCAATATTTTCCTTGGAGGACACTGTTCAGGCGTGGCAAAAGGCCTCCACGTGCAGGTATAAGTTTAATGTTGCAAGTTGTGTTGATTTTAGTGTCTCATGCTTTTATAGATCAGGGAACTGTTTACACGTGAATTGGCAAGAATGGTTTAAGTTGAATGTTTTTGATGTTCTTGTAAATGTATTTTATGGTAGCATatgcccattaaaagccccattgacttacacactaaatcacaaaagtaatgtggtctctaagtctagatagaagttttcactagctaaacgctacccatcaccggatagctgtcaagttggcctttcatggtaccatcaattttctgtatcatgaccatgtagattttttgcaaTCCGAGCCGGacgttttcgtcacttgtaaacaaacctcttcacgcagtagtaaacaattttcctacgttactcctgggaggcctaaaggggtctaaaattgcctcaattgacccaatattctcaccacatgtacttccattcatgctcttcaacatgcaagccacaaaaaactagatcatgattgataacaggtcaaaaaagatgttctcctgctgctttcctgaaggagaacaaacGAGCGGATAGATATAGACTCTAATTGGAGTTTGCCACCTTATGGTACTGGAATGCACATCAGTGTTAGAACCTGGAGTATACAAAATGCTTGTCATATATGATGGCCAGTGAGATTTTCATTTGAATGGGGAAACCCAATGAAGGAAAAGTGTAATACCATTACAAGTTAATATTTTCTGTAAATGGGTATATTTGCAAATTAAGCTGTCTAGATAAGTGATTTATGGATGATAAACTTTTCAACAGTTGTTTGACAGTTTGGGGTATGCATCCTTGAAGAAGTTTAATAGCTCTTGCTCTTCCATGTTTGATAGTGGAATTAAGTAGAAAACAgattaaatatatgttgagacCTTGAATGCACAGGTTCCTGTGAAACCATAATAGAATGATAAATTCTTTGTTTGTGAATGATAAAGGTAAAAAAATTGAGATGTTAAAGAAAAGACAGCCTCTGCATTGGAACTAGTTGATTTGCTTTTGGTATATGATGCAAGCGCAATGTCTGTACATATAGAACCTGGAAAATATTGATTACGTTGCATCTCTAAAACAGACAAACACTGACATACTTAAAACTGATTCTTAATACCATGACTACTGGAGACAGGTAAATAAAGTATTGGTTCTTGAAAATAAccaaaaccagtaagtttttgGAGATTTATTCGTTTCATTAGATAGATGTAAAAAGGGTAAAAATTCTCTTATGATTGATTCTTTCTCCTTAGGGGTTTATACAAGAAGTTCAGTGCAATTTACAGAGTTTCAACGGCTACAAGCGATGTAGTTGTGAAAGAGCCGTTCTTAGCAAAGGTGCAGTCCTGGCTTCCAGGGGTACCGCAAGATCAATTTCAACGCCAGGCAAGTAATGAACATGTCTAGTAAACAGTTTAATCACAGAATCCTGAGACTGTGTTCCACATTCTCTCAGTTCAGAAATGCAATGTATAATATCTATAAATGTCAGCAGTCTTGCATCATTCAAACTGAGCTTGCTTAAAGTAACTGGCAGCAGTAAAATACTGGTCTCTGGTTTTATGGTGTTTCTGTCTTCTTAGTTAATTACCAGCTATTGAGGGAGTTTTAAAGTAGAGTAAGTGTCCCAGAGTGGATAATGCTGCCTGGAGGATGGCACAAAGACATGCCATGAATTTGGAACACCCGCCATCATTACAACAGATGACCTTTAGTCAGAGGATTGGAATGAGTTTTAGTATATATTAAAGGTATTGCAATGCAAATCAACAATAAAAATCATCATTCTGATCTTTATTCAACTATATCTGCAACTCTAAGAAAATTCTTGCTTTAAAGATGTTAAACTCTCCACGTACAACCTTCCTTTCTTTGGTTAACAACCCTTCATGCTTCCACTCTGACCCCATCTCCCTTCTCCcttgacccctccccctcctgtcaccctcaaactgaaaagcaaggGAGAGGATATTTTGTACTATAACATAGTTTAATACTCTTTTTTTATTCTACTCTCAGAAAATTATTTCTGTGTTAAACAAGTACACCTATGAACAGAGTATCATTAATCCAACTCGGTCCAAGAGACCTGGCATCACGGCAAGAGTAGACCTCGACAACTACATCAATGACCTGGTTGAAAAGAGCTCCAAGAATTGTGATTTTTGCCAGTATTCTGAGTAAGTCTTTCTTTTGATATGTCATCATGcatttgttattttgtgtttGTTGTTACTTGTTTTTTTCTAATTAGTAATATATTTGGACACAGTCAATAGCTTTCTTTACCTGCAAAATGTTTATCTTTTTCGAAATctgcaattttgaaactttgccTTGGCAATGATCGTCAAAGTTTATGTCCTGtattgttttcctttatttcCAAACTCTTTCTTGTTTAATCCTTCCTTGTTAAATTTTTGATAGACAAAAGTGGTATACTAACATTTTTACATATATTGAATCTTTCCTTTACTAAGGGAACATCAGATTGTGGCAAACTCAAGACAAAATGCCTTTTTAAATTATCCTTATCATGCCTGGTTGGTCAGTCATGAAATATAAAGTATAATAAGATGATCCAAGACTCCTAATTGTATCAAATATCCCTTTGGGACAATTTAAAGAcaacaatttcaatttttactgcataattttaaaatgttgaattgtcaAGCTGTTGAGCAACACTTTGCATCGGATTTCATTATAAACAGACACCTTTTTAAACATGGAACTAATTCCACCAAAGAAGTAACTTTAGAGTTAGCCTTGATGATATGTCCTGTACATTTCCTCTATTCTCTTTCACCAGGAACACAGCTGAGAACAGCTTTGGTAGGATCGAATCAAAATATACTTATACAGCAGCCAATGTCTTTCCATTTGATGGTTTCCATGGAGTAATCATCTTTAAAAATCACCATCCATTACATTTCACTTTAGATGAATTTTTAGATGCCATGAGTGTAGCTAGGAGGTGGTAagtattaaaagaaagaaagaaaaaaatacaacagatttgaaagaaatgtaaaactggtctacccttccccttcccccaccctccccccaccagccatatacaaaagacaaaaaaaagagaaggctAGAAAAGGCAAATGCTGTTTGGGTCATGGAGTTGAGTGACAGTTGGAACAAAGCTGACaccacacttttaccccaaCTGCAAAATTTTCTGGATTAAAACTCATTCAAAAGAAACCATGGAATTCCCATACAAAGGGAAGTGTAAGCAATCACACAATATTGCACACATTCATGTGGCTGCTCAACAACATAAAGTAAAAGCTTTCCGTGCTGAGAATTGCTATCttgttttataatataaataaaactttCCATATTTGTATGGTCTTCCATCACTCCCACAAACTGTGAGCCGTTGCTATGGATATTTAACACCTTGAGAAGTTTatcttgcccgaaaaaaaaatcaaaatggctGGAAGTAAGAAGGAGTACTTCGTACCTTaagtacattaaaaatattgaaatataagtGGACATCAAAAGAAAGAGAGCCATAGATGTTAGACTTGATTTAGCTGagtaatgatatatatgtagctGTCTGTAGTATCTTATTGTTGATAAATGTCACCATGTTGACTTGATTTAACTgagtaatgatatatatatatatattagctgtCTGTAGTATCTTATTGTTGATAAATGTCACCATGTTGACTTGATTTAACTgagtaatgatatatatatattagctgtCTGCAGTATCTTATTGTTGATAAATGTCACCATGTTGACTTGATTTAACTgagtaatgatatatatattagctgTCTGTAGTATCTTATTGTTGATAAATGTCACCATGTTGACTTGATTTAACTgagtaatgatatatatatatatattagctgtCTGTAGTATCTTATTGTTGATAAATGTCACCATGTTGACTTGATTTAACTgagtaatgatatatatatatatattagctgtCTGTAGTATCTTATTGTTGATAAATGTCACCATGTTGACTTGATTTAACTgagtaatgatatatatatattagctgtCTGCAGTATCTTATTGTTGATAAATGTCACCATGTTGACTTGATTTAACTgagtaatgatatatatattagctgTCTGTAGTATCTTATTGTTGATAAATGTCACCATGTTGACTTGATTTAACTgagtaatgatatatatatatatattagctgtCTGTAGTATCTTATTGTTGATAAATGTCACCATGTTGACTTGATTTAACTgagtaatgatatatatattagctgTCTGTAGTATCTTATTGTTGATAAATGTCACCGACTACGTTCTCTCTTGTCAGGATGAAACGTGCTCACGGAGAGAACTCTAATTACAAGTATCCACATTTGACCTGGGACTGTCTTCCGAAGGGAAGTACCAGCCAGGTACACTCGCATGCTCAGGTCACTCTCAACTCCATCTCACACTATGGTAAGATGTCTGTTTATTCATACTTGTTACAAATCCTAGAATCTGATTGGCCTGTTGTTGTCAGATGACTGTGCATTTAACCTAATGGATCATTTGTGATAATTAAAACTCATTGATGGATGAATATAAGTTGCAGAACAAGTAAGTGTCTTGGCAAGCTTAATTACAAAGTTCTTCCTAAGTTAATCCAAAACACTCAAAGTAGATCAAATATGGTATCACAACTAGCCCCTCATTGTAAACACCCCGTGGCAAAAAGGATGACCAACATTTATGAGCAAGCAAACATTCAGCCTGAAGAATACTAACCATAGGGTGTGATAACAACAATAACCTCATTTAGCAATGCTGGCATCAAAACTagtattaatgttattaatataatgGCCTTAAGCAGCCATCAGAACAAAAAATTGACCAAATGTTAGTGTCAGAAGTTACTGGAGGCTTCAAATCAGCAAAACAGTCTCCCaaattggataaaaaaaaagaaaaaaaaggaaaatcagCTAAAACTGCATGCCACAAAATTGTCCCACATGTAACTGAGGCTGGTAGGCATTGTGAAATAACTGTCTCCAAGGCTGATCTCATGAACTATTTAGTGTGAAGGAAATTACAAAATTTTTGATACAAAGTTATTGATTTTCTCTCTGACTATATTCTCATTGTCTATTGTCTTCCTTCCTGTTATCATTAATTCACGACCATTTCACTTCCATTTCCAATTAAACAAGTCTGTCTGTCTCGTTTATTCAAGTTTCTTCTACCCGTTTTCCCTTTTAAGTGTGCCTTTGTAGAAAATCCTACTAGGGTCCGAACATCAGGCCCTTCATACTTTGATAACAGTTATTAACCATTTTTACCTGATCATCTGTATGTTAGTGCAATTTTACCTTTCTTTCTTGTTGttgattattgattattgaAAATGATCCATCCTTGACCTTATTACAGGTCAAATGCAGCTACTAACCTCAGCAGCTTTAAAGTTTGAGAAAGACTTTCCTGGTGAAAGCTACTTTCAGACACTTTTTGAGGTAAGCATATATAACAAACTGTTAGTAACAAACAAATCATCCCCAACCACAACCACCTCCCCCCATCCCGCCCCTCCCAAATATTTCACTGAAGTGGTGGCCCATTACAcgttggatattgcagtgcaaTGTGTCATCCTGTCAGTTCGTATGAAGCACAATATGATTATTGTTCATGTTAACATTTCTAACAAATAGTGTTATTTAcataaaaaagagaagaaaacaaaggtAATAGGACAACAGGCTTGGTTTTGAATGAAAGACTGGATGTTGGTCCTGCAGATTCATCGTCATTAGTGTGTGTTTCAGGACAGGTGGCATGCCCTCATTTATTGCCTTTGCCAAAACTTGTACTTAGCTATACTACCATACTTGGTATATCTTGTTGGGAACTCACTTGTTGCTGCTGGTTTTCAATTAGTGTCCTGTATAGTCAGGTTACATGTAAAAGGGTTCCAATCCAACATTTTTAGTGTCTCTTTTACAATTTGGACCAATTAAGGTCTATAATAAACTTTAAAGCATTTGTctataatgaataataaattatgCTCATAGAGATGACTTTGCTCAAATTGCTACTTGTGTTATAACCCCCCTCCCGAATTGGCATTGATAATACCAAGCAAGGAGATTTTACAGGTAATTATAACTGATTCTTTAAAGTATTGTATCTGACCCCAAGACCGAAACTTAAAGTTTTTAATCCCATTGGGATGATTACCTTTAGCTCTTTGTAGATTTGTTTGATTAGCTGTTcttaaaactttaagattttAATGTCTATAATGAAAAATACATTATCCTCATACAGATTGCTATACCCTAATTCTTACTGGTGATACTATCCCTTCTCCCCCTTCTTCCTACCCTCTTCCCCTTCTACCCTCCACAACAAGAAGAAGTGATGCACAGGGCAACTGGAAAAACAGAACTGTCACAAATTAGACTTATTATTGATAGATCCTGTAACTGACCCACAAACAACATCCAAAAGGGGCTTCAATTTATCAGAAACTGATCTCAGTTTTGATAATGCCAATAATGACTGTATTTCATCATACTAATTAACAGTAATGAATTAATTACTTGAGATACTGCTCTCTTTTCTTCTAGATTCATCGAGGGTTGAACCTCTCAGTCTGTTTAGGGGACGCTAAGGCCTTTACTCTGATAACGCCGAAGAAAGATGATGATATATTTGTCATAGCACAGAAACCAACCAAGGATTTTTATAGGTAACTTGTAACTGATTTTAAAGAGCACTTTATCTGACCCCATGGTGGACACCCATTTGTTTGAAGTTTgagaggggttggggagggggttgggggagggggctggggaggaggaggaggaggagggggagtagtttgttttatttaatgtgattatgataatgtaaaataaaaatttaatgaACATGTGATGGTTCAGTAGATGAGCAGTATGTGAAATACTTTTCATTCTATATTTCCACTTCACAATGACAATATTACTCGtggtaaacaaaatatcactttGGTGTATGCTTATTGAACAAGATGTACTAGTCATGGACCGTACATTGGATGTGTCTAAGTGCTTGCAaaacattgcaatattttttgttattttgaagtACAAGCAAGCCATATAAACTTGTGAAAGAGTGTTTCAAAGTTTCTGTTATGTTTAGCTATTATTTGCAGTACAAGCAAGCCATATAAAGTTGTGAAAGAGTGTTTTCAAGTTTCTGTTATGTTTAGCTATTAGTATAAGAGCACGGGACAAAAAACTTTACCAATCACCACTTAAAGTATATTTTCAAGTGGCCGTTGAGTTTGTCAGAGCTCTGTTAAAATTACATACAGTTTATGGATACAATATTGTCTTAATGATTAAGCTCTCTTACAACCACAATGAGTAGTCCAGTggaaaaatgaaacagaaactATCAAAAAAATCTATAAATGATGTAGAACAATAGATTTATCAAACAATACATAATGACACAATAGATTTATAACACAATAGGTCTATAACTTGACACAACAACATTTTATTGATTGCGTAGATAAAGCTCTCGTGAAACAATAGTAGTCTGGTgggaaaatgaaaacatatcaaatCTAAATTTGATATTTCTCTCTCAGACTTTGTCCTGTAGATTAACCTGTGTGCTTTCCCCTAACAGCCTACTATATCATGTGCTACGAGCCTACATTGATGAGATGAAACTATATGCATGGAGCATGGTTATCTTCTTCCCGACACTGGTGAGTTGATGACTAATTATGTAAAAAGAATGTTTTGGCAGTAACATACATTATGTGGCACTCATAGATTAGACATATGCCAAAACTGCTAGTCAAACACATCAACTTGCcatcttgttcctaactcaaGAAATTGTTATTTCAACTTATCATTTTCTTATTGCCAAAATCCCTTCTGTTGCCCCAGAGTGTTCCAGTGGTGGATCACTGTATGGCCAGTAACCTAATTATGCCTACTCTAGAAATTATTATTTCAAGGTGACTTATGTCAAGGTAACCCCAGGGAGTCAAAAGGGGTGTGACCACTGTGTGGCCACTGACCTAATCATGTTCAAGGCTTTATCTCCCTATATTCAAGGAAGTCAATAACAGTTACTGTAAAGCCACTCTCACAAATGTCTGTGTCAATTTGATTGTTCTTATGGTTGTATtgtttaaatattgaatttcaTCAAGTGACAGGACTTAACTTAGGTCTTCCTCATTTGACATGTcacaatttcaatatataagAACAGCTTTTACATGGGTAATGtgtttccttttcatttctttgttttgaataTGAACTACGCAGTTTTCAGATgaagtttgtttgtatttgggTCCAAAACAGTTTCTCCATATTGTGGATGACTGGTAACATTGGTTTTAAATTCACTGGGAGTTGCTCTCTTCATTTTATGCTGAAGTAATATGCTTATTTACATTAACATACTTACATTTACTGAAGTAATATGTCTATTTACAATAACATATTAACATTTACTGAAAGCAGTCAATAATTAGTACTGTACTGATGCTGTTAGTTCATTGTATGTAATGGCTATTATCCAAACCAGGTTAAGGAAATGAGCAGGTAAAGGAAATTTGTTGAGAGAccttgtgtacagtacataaatatgcAACTTGTATGGGCAATAGAAATTAAACAGTCAAAATTCCTTCAAACAGTGTATCAAATGttgcaaatatacaatgtttTCATCTAAGTACCCTCTGTTTTACCACAATAATGGGAGGGCCACCCCTCATTTTAGACTCCTCACCTGGAAGACATAACATCTCAACCCTTCCAGTTACCAAAAATCATGGTTGCACCCCTGATTATGAGTTTGAAATTTCCGTTACCTCTGTCAGGATTCATTTGGTAGTTGGGACGAAGGCTCCATTCCAGTCGTAGCAAGGTTGATAAGTCGAGGTCCTCCAGATATTCAGAGGTCAGACATAAGCTCTTTGGAATTGTTTGCGGTAAGTAAATCAAAATGTTtaggcgggggtggggggggggtcgggatgGACCCTGGAGGAATCTGCACCCTAACTATCGGAGGGCCTTTTGTTACAAGCGATAGAACTCCAGGAATTAGCAGATTGGGTTTTCCTGAAACTTCAAAGGGCTCAGCCAGTTGTCATTGCCTCATAATTTCTTTAAATACACAATTCACTCGAttggaaaatatttaatttattttgttactttcaTGTTTTAGCAGATTTcgaaatttttgaaaaagtttGATAATTATTTTCAGGGAAACAAACATCCCAGGTGCTTAATTTTAACAAGGAGTGACTGCATCTAACTATCATCAATTAATTggatttgttattttatattgcAGCAATTTTTCAGTTGATATTGATCATTGTTTTGATGCCATTTTATAGTTTAAGGTTTAACCAATAATTAGATCACAGGCTTGACTAGTCACATTTTATTGTGgatagtaaaataaaaatgaaatagttATGCTATTTTTTTTACGTGATTAACACTTATATGGAAAGAGTCTTGGtggcaaaatattgaaaattgaatcAAATTCGCTTATTAATTTATTAGTCatgataaagaaataaatgatgAATTGCATCCTTTTCTTTTGAGATACAATCTGTATGGTTTGGCGAAATATTTGACCTTAGGGCAAAGAAGCTACTTTAGAGCCATGTAGCTATgcaataaaattgaaaatgttataaTCTTATGATATTACATTAGTTTTGCGCTTACCTTTACCAGCATCATTTGAGATAATCAAGAACTGTTATTTGTTTTTGATATATCATACTTATGGTTATGCATGCGAATAAAAAGTTATTTAACTTGAAGGACACAAATGTACCAGGATTGAGTGGAACAGTTGGGTATTTGTTTATCACAAAATAGATTCTATATTCTATGAGCCTTTcttaggggtgggggtgggggtgggggtggggcaagGGTTGGGCATAGGGATGACTGCAatcatgaataaatgaatgacacCATAACAAGAACAGCCATTTGtatgtgttttattattttgtttggaTTTGCATGTGATTAAAAAAGTTATGGAAGAGAAATTTTCCAGGATTTGGtgggttttttctttctttctgaggAGGCAATCAAGCTGTCATTTCTGGAATTTAAGAATCTTTCATAAATGATTTCATTTCAGGCTT carries:
- the LOC139960907 gene encoding uncharacterized protein isoform X1, encoding MKMMGGTWTSNTNNRQLMSRKHGGFNGACYTCGRLGHRAADCGVNDQMIKRRWCDVCKKNNHDTKWCRRKDSVMTLDNSQNDVKGRPVQEIVSSMRFHMKRPGRALIFVFTCTAFILALMYRTSFYGETGALHPFFDPKDSQRYAGCHYLHGQAQSIFSLEDTVQAWQKASTCRGLYKKFSAIYRVSTATSDVVVKEPFLAKVQSWLPGVPQDQFQRQKIISVLNKYTYEQSIINPTRSKRPGITARVDLDNYINDLVEKSSKNCDFCQYSENTAENSFGRIESKYTYTAANVFPFDGFHGVIIFKNHHPLHFTLDEFLDAMSVARRWMKRAHGENSNYKYPHLTWDCLPKGSTSQVHSHAQVTLNSISHYGQMQLLTSAALKFEKDFPGESYFQTLFEIHRGLNLSVCLGDAKAFTLITPKKDDDIFVIAQKPTKDFYSLLYHVLRAYIDEMKLYAWSMVIFFPTLDSFGSWDEGSIPVVARLISRGPPDIQRSDISSLELFAASNVNTDPFKVIPSIKKSLRQDGIDSQC
- the LOC139960907 gene encoding uncharacterized protein isoform X2, translated to MAENSRLEANQKNEPHCLQTGFLKSQMFFRKRADESNKGNAEDSQRCDQQGRPVQEIVSSMRFHMKRPGRALIFVFTCTAFILALMYRTSFYGETGALHPFFDPKDSQRYAGCHYLHGQAQSIFSLEDTVQAWQKASTCRGLYKKFSAIYRVSTATSDVVVKEPFLAKVQSWLPGVPQDQFQRQKIISVLNKYTYEQSIINPTRSKRPGITARVDLDNYINDLVEKSSKNCDFCQYSENTAENSFGRIESKYTYTAANVFPFDGFHGVIIFKNHHPLHFTLDEFLDAMSVARRWMKRAHGENSNYKYPHLTWDCLPKGSTSQVHSHAQVTLNSISHYGQMQLLTSAALKFEKDFPGESYFQTLFEIHRGLNLSVCLGDAKAFTLITPKKDDDIFVIAQKPTKDFYSLLYHVLRAYIDEMKLYAWSMVIFFPTLDSFGSWDEGSIPVVARLISRGPPDIQRSDISSLELFAASNVNTDPFKVIPSIKKSLRQDGIDSQC
- the LOC139960907 gene encoding uncharacterized protein isoform X3, coding for MKMMGGTWTSNTNNRQLMSRKHGGFNGACYTCGRLGHRAADCGVNDQMIKRRWCDVCKKNNHDTKWCRRKDSVMTLDNSQNDVKGRPVQEIVSSMRFHMKRPGRALIFVFTCTAFILALMYRTSFYGETGALHPFFDPKDSQRYAGCHYLHGQAQSIFSLEDTVQAWQKASTCRGLYKKFSAIYRVSTATSDVVVKEPFLAKVQSWLPGVPQDQFQRQKIISVLNKYTYEQSIINPTRSKRPGITARVDLDNYINDLVEKSSKNCDFCQYSENTAENSFGRIESKYTYTAANVFPFDGFHGVIIFKNHHPLHFTLDEFLDAMSVARRWMKRAHGENSNYKYPHLTWDCLPKGSTSQVHSHAQVTLNSISHYGQMQLLTSAALKFEKDFPGESYFQTLFEIHRGLNLSVCLGDAKAFTLITPKKDDDIFVIAQKPTKDFYRLCPVD
- the LOC139960907 gene encoding uncharacterized protein isoform X4, with the protein product MRFHMKRPGRALIFVFTCTAFILALMYRTSFYGETGALHPFFDPKDSQRYAGCHYLHGQAQSIFSLEDTVQAWQKASTCRGLYKKFSAIYRVSTATSDVVVKEPFLAKVQSWLPGVPQDQFQRQKIISVLNKYTYEQSIINPTRSKRPGITARVDLDNYINDLVEKSSKNCDFCQYSENTAENSFGRIESKYTYTAANVFPFDGFHGVIIFKNHHPLHFTLDEFLDAMSVARRWMKRAHGENSNYKYPHLTWDCLPKGSTSQVHSHAQVTLNSISHYGQMQLLTSAALKFEKDFPGESYFQTLFEIHRGLNLSVCLGDAKAFTLITPKKDDDIFVIAQKPTKDFYSLLYHVLRAYIDEMKLYAWSMVIFFPTLDSFGSWDEGSIPVVARLISRGPPDIQRSDISSLELFAASNVNTDPFKVIPSIKKSLRQDGIDSQC